The window ACGGTAGAAATATGGCTGCGCCGCGCTCTTAGAGATCCCCAATCCGCCTATCTGGCCCAGTTTGAGCTATGCCGTCTCTATTGGCAAGAGGGCCGACGGGATAAAGCCACCGAAGCCTGCCGCGCCACGAAAGCGTCGGCCGCCTACTGGCTCGAACACGGCTACCTCGCCGACCAGCACGGTGATCGCGCCGAAGCCCTGGCCTATTTCCAGATGGCCGGTAACGTGGAGCCGGCGCTCATCGCCGCCTGGCAGCACGCGGGCCATGCGCTGTTCGCCTTTGAACGGTATGACGAGGCCATTCAAGCCTACGAGCGCGTCCTGGCCCTCGATCCGTCGCCCACGGCCGATGTCGTTCATGCCCTCGGTCAGGCCTATCTGTCGGCAGGCAATCCCACGTTGGCCCGCGACGTGCTCGATCGAGGTTTGCTGATCTACCCCAATCAGCGCGAATTTTTCCTGGTGATGGCCGAGACGTATCGCCAGGAAGCCGACCTGGCGACGGCCGATGGCTGGTATGGGCGCATTTTGCAGCGCTGGCCGAATGATGCCCGGACGTGGGCGTACCGGGCGGAAGTGGCGGCGGCCGAAGGACGTTGGGTCGATGCCCTGACTTTCCTGCAAGAGGCCACCACCAACCAGCCTGAAGACGTCGGCTACTGGCAGGCGCTGGCCGCCGCCGCGGCCAAGGCTGAAAACGTGTCGGTGGCGACGGATGCCCATGAGCGCGTCATGGCCCTGCGCCCCAACGACCCGGGCGTCTGGCTGCAAGCGGGCCGGTTCCTGGCCCAGACGGATCAGGCCGGCCCGGCGCGCGCCGTTCTGGCGCACGTTCTGGTCCTGCAGGCCGATAACGATGAGGCCGCGGCCCTGCTGGCTACTCTGGATGACCCCACGGGGCAGGGACAGGGATCACAATGAACGCTCCGGCAAACCTCTACTACGACCACGACCAGTCCGCGCCGCCGCCGGGCCTCGATTGGCTCGGCGATTGGCTGCTGACCTTTACCCCGCAGCCGGTCGCCGGGCTGCCCGCGCGCCGGCCGGGAATGGCCTGGCAGACGGCGTGGTCGGGGGCGTCATCGGCGCTATGGCGGGGCGACCCGGCCGGCGGCTGGCGCGGCCTGCCGCTGACGCGCGTGGCGACGCCGGCGTGGGCGGCCTGGCTCGCCGGCGAGCTGTATGGCACGCCCGACCCGGCCGCGGCCGTCGCCGCCGTGCTGATGGGTGACGCGCCGGCCGCCGCGCTGAATGGTCATTTCTTGTTGCTGGCCTATCATCAGCCGGCCGACGAGTGGCACGTCTGGACCAACCGCCACGCCACAGTCCACGCCTATCTGGCGACGGCCAACGACCGCGCCGTCGTGGGCACATTCATGCCCGCCGTGGCCGCCGCCGCCGGCCGCGCCGAACTGGATTGGGAAGCGCTGACCGCTTTCTTCGGCTTCGGCTTTTGCGCCGGCGACCGGACCCAGTGGCAAGGGGTGCGCATCTTGCGCCCGGCCACCCATTACCGGCTCGACGGCCGCGGCCGTCTGTTGAGCGAGGAATGCTATTGGGAGTGGCGACACGCGCCGGACGCCACGCGCTCCTATCAGGACACGCTGGCCGAATTCGCCGCGCTTTTCGGCGACGTGATGGGCGATTTGATGGCCGAGGGCCGCCTGGCCGTGCCCATCTCCGGCGGCCTCGATTCACGTTCGACCGTGGCGACGATGCGCGCCACCGACGCCGGCGCGGATCGCCGCTGGGCCTACTCCTATGGCTATAGCGACGACTCCATCGAAACGCGCATCGCCGGCCGGGTGGCCGCCGCTCGCGGCCTGCCCTTCGACACGTTTACCATCCAACCCTACCTGTTCCGGCAATTGCCCGGCGTCGTGGCGGCGGTCGAGGGCTTTTCCGACGTCACCCAATGCCGCCAGGCGGCCATCGTCGATGTCATTGCTCAGCGGGCCGATTATCTCATCGCCGCGCATCTGGGTGATCTCTACCTGGACGACATGGGGCTGGTGGGCGCCGCGCCCGGTTCGCTTGGCGAGGACGAATTAACCGGCGTGGCCCTCAAGAAAATCCGCAAGGGGGGCAGCGATTGGTTATTGGCTAACCTGTGCGCCCCACGACTGGGCCGGGAGGAGCCGGAACCTCTGCTGCGCCGGCTGGCGGCCGATGAACTGGCCCGCCTGTCGGCCATTGCCGAGCCGGATTTCCGCATCAAGGCGTTCAAGGTCGATCAATGGTGCACCCGTTGGACGACCGTGGCCCTGCGCATGTTCCAGGCCGCCGCCTTCCCGCGCCTGCCCTTCTACGATACGCGGCTGGCCGATTTCTTCCTGACCGTGCCGACCGAATTCGTCGCCGGGCGGCGCTTGCAGATCGATTATCTGAAGCGTTACGCGCCCGATCTGGCGGCCATCGATTGGCAGCAGACGGGATCGAGCCTGTTCCGCGCCGGGCGACCCGACCCGCTGGCGACGGCGCGGCGGGCGGTCAACAAGGGGCGGCGCGTGCTCAGCGGGCGCGCGGTCATCGAGCGCAACTGGGAAGTGCAATTCCTCGGCCCCGAGGGCCGGCGCGGCCTGACGGCGTGGTTGCTGCGGCCCGGCTTACGCCTGCATGAGTTCGTCGCCCCCCAGGTCATCGCCGACCTGCTGGCCGCGTTCCAGGCCGCGCCGCTGGTCGATAAGCGCGGCTATACCGTCTCGATGCTGCTGACGTTTTCCGCCTGGCTGGAGCTATTTGGCGGCGGAGGCGGGGCGCGATGACCCACGCCGCCCCCTTGCGCGTCCTGGTTCCCGGTCTGGCCTGGCCGCCGGAGACGTTCCTGGCCCGCCTGTTTCGCGGCCTGGCGGCGCGCGGCATCCGGCTGACGCTGATCGCGCCCCAGCCCCCCGATAGCGCGTGGCGGGCCATCCCCAACGTGGAGGTCAGGGTTATCCCGCGCTGGGACGGTTCCGCCCCGCGACGATTGTGGCAGTTGGGCGGGCGTTTGGGCGACGCGGCGCTACAGGCGGGCGAGACGCGCCGTCTGGTGGCCGCGGCACGGTCGGCCCCCGGCGACGGCCGCCCGCTGGAACGGCTCTACGCCTGGCTGCCGTTCAGTGGCGGCGAGTGGGACGTGGTTTACTTTCCCTGGAATACGGCGGCCATCGCCTATTGGCCGCTGCTGGACGGGCGGCCGTCGGTCATCAG is drawn from Candidatus Promineifilum breve and contains these coding sequences:
- a CDS encoding asparagine synthetase B family protein; this encodes MNAPANLYYDHDQSAPPPGLDWLGDWLLTFTPQPVAGLPARRPGMAWQTAWSGASSALWRGDPAGGWRGLPLTRVATPAWAAWLAGELYGTPDPAAAVAAVLMGDAPAAALNGHFLLLAYHQPADEWHVWTNRHATVHAYLATANDRAVVGTFMPAVAAAAGRAELDWEALTAFFGFGFCAGDRTQWQGVRILRPATHYRLDGRGRLLSEECYWEWRHAPDATRSYQDTLAEFAALFGDVMGDLMAEGRLAVPISGGLDSRSTVATMRATDAGADRRWAYSYGYSDDSIETRIAGRVAAARGLPFDTFTIQPYLFRQLPGVVAAVEGFSDVTQCRQAAIVDVIAQRADYLIAAHLGDLYLDDMGLVGAAPGSLGEDELTGVALKKIRKGGSDWLLANLCAPRLGREEPEPLLRRLAADELARLSAIAEPDFRIKAFKVDQWCTRWTTVALRMFQAAAFPRLPFYDTRLADFFLTVPTEFVAGRRLQIDYLKRYAPDLAAIDWQQTGSSLFRAGRPDPLATARRAVNKGRRVLSGRAVIERNWEVQFLGPEGRRGLTAWLLRPGLRLHEFVAPQVIADLLAAFQAAPLVDKRGYTVSMLLTFSAWLELFGGGGGAR
- a CDS encoding tetratricopeptide repeat protein, coding for MREALRETDPHPAGGYLPNRWLTVALLLAALVLAGRLMGLGDALDDVLVNPPLVKAAMRVGGAPAAAGDAITSPAAPTGVQARALAQIAQATGQRATVEIWLRRALRDPQSAYLAQFELCRLYWQEGRRDKATEACRATKASAAYWLEHGYLADQHGDRAEALAYFQMAGNVEPALIAAWQHAGHALFAFERYDEAIQAYERVLALDPSPTADVVHALGQAYLSAGNPTLARDVLDRGLLIYPNQREFFLVMAETYRQEADLATADGWYGRILQRWPNDARTWAYRAEVAAAEGRWVDALTFLQEATTNQPEDVGYWQALAAAAAKAENVSVATDAHERVMALRPNDPGVWLQAGRFLAQTDQAGPARAVLAHVLVLQADNDEAAALLATLDDPTGQGQGSQ